From a region of the Rhizophagus irregularis chromosome 3, complete sequence genome:
- a CDS encoding uncharacterized protein (SECRETED:cutsite_TRA-TI; SECRETED:prob_0.7975); SECRETED:SignalP(1-22) yields the protein MNQSFIFVIILLTTLFTVNTRATIFNQCPETSTLLPLNVTIAPDPLAAGSFGSFSISGTLNNDITSNTQLVIMFSDTNQAPLVPLYIQNFQDTSGQQINVNVQVPTPVNFPTDYCIAVVVGNPNNSPDQSFDAYGCAYATYGQMTEMNSIISAVEDSYPVADQNLYY from the coding sequence ATGAACcaaagttttatttttgtaattattttattgactaCGCTTTTTACGGTGAATACAAGAGCTACTATATTTAATCAATGTCCGGAAACGTCAACACTACTTCCACTTAATGTAACAATTGCACCTGACCCTCTCGCTGCTGGAAGCTTTGGTAGCTTTAGCATCTCCGGAACactaaataatgatattaccTCAAATACTCAACTTGTAATTATGTTTTCTGATACTAACCAAGCTCCCCTAGTTCCcctttatattcaaaattttcaagataCGAGTGGACAACAGATTAATGTAAATGTACAAGTTCCGACGCCAGTAAATTTCCCTACAGATTACTGTATTGCAGTTGTTGTCGGAAATCCGAACAATTCACCAGATCAATCATTTGATGCCTACGGATGTGCATATGCAACTTATGGTCAAATGACTGAAATGAATTCTATTATTAGCGCTGTAGAAGATTCGTATCCTGTCGCAGATcagaatttgtattattaa